Proteins from one Pseudomonas grandcourensis genomic window:
- the choW gene encoding choline ABC transporter permease subunit, protein MLIDQKIPLGQYIASFVEWLTQHGASTFDAIAVTLETMIHGVTFALTWFNPLALIGLIALLAHFIQRKWGLTAFVVASFLLILNLGYWQETMETLAQVLFATLVCVVIGVPLGIVAAHKPMFYTLMRPVLDLMQTVPTFVYLIPTLTLFGLGVVPGLISTVVFAIAAPIRLTYLGIRDVPEELMDAGKAFGCSRRQLLSRIELPHAMPSIAAGITQCIMLSLSMVVIAALVGADGLGKPVVNALNTADIALGFEAGLAIVLLAIMLDRICKQPDAKVGGDA, encoded by the coding sequence ATGCTGATTGATCAGAAAATACCCCTAGGCCAGTACATCGCGAGCTTCGTTGAATGGTTGACGCAACACGGCGCCAGCACCTTCGACGCCATCGCCGTGACACTGGAAACGATGATCCACGGCGTGACGTTTGCGCTGACCTGGTTCAACCCGCTGGCACTGATCGGCCTGATCGCACTACTGGCACACTTCATTCAACGCAAATGGGGCCTGACCGCGTTTGTCGTTGCCTCCTTCCTGCTGATCCTCAATCTGGGGTACTGGCAGGAAACCATGGAAACCCTCGCCCAGGTGCTGTTCGCCACCCTGGTCTGCGTGGTCATCGGCGTGCCGCTGGGCATCGTCGCCGCGCACAAGCCGATGTTCTATACTTTAATGCGTCCGGTACTCGATCTGATGCAGACCGTACCGACCTTCGTGTACCTCATTCCTACCCTCACCCTCTTCGGGCTGGGTGTGGTCCCGGGCCTGATCTCCACGGTGGTGTTCGCGATTGCCGCGCCCATCCGCCTGACCTACCTGGGTATCCGCGATGTTCCGGAAGAATTGATGGACGCCGGCAAGGCCTTTGGCTGCTCGCGCCGTCAGTTGCTTTCACGAATCGAACTGCCCCACGCCATGCCAAGCATCGCGGCCGGCATCACCCAGTGCATCATGCTGTCCCTTTCGATGGTGGTGATTGCGGCACTGGTGGGCGCCGATGGCCTGGGCAAACCGGTGGTCAACGCACTGAACACTGCTGATATCGCCCTGGGCTTCGAAGCAGGCCTGGCGATCGTACTGCTGGCGATCATGCTCGACCGTATCTGCAAACAACCCGACGCCAAAGTAGGGGGTGATGCATGA
- the choV gene encoding choline ABC transporter ATP-binding protein: MSIIRFDNVDVIFSKDPREALKLLDQGMTRNEILKKTGQIVGVEKASLDVEKGEICVLMGLSGSGKSSLLRCINGLNTVSRGKLFVEHEGKQIDIASCSPAELKMMRTKRIAMVFQKFALMPWLTVRENISFGLEMQGRPEKERRKLVDDKLELVGLTQWRNKKPNELSGGMQQRVGLARALAMDADILLMDEPFSALDPLIRQGLQDELLELQRKLHKTIVFVSHDLDEALKLGSRIAIMKDGRIIQYSKPEEIVLNPADDYVRTFVAHTNPLNVLCGRSLMRTLDNCKRINGSVCLDPGGDSWLDLAEGNTIKGARQNGSALDLQNWVPGQAVEGLGRRPTLVDSNIGMRDALQIRYQTGNKLVLHDNNHVVGILGDSELYHALLGKNLG, encoded by the coding sequence ATGAGCATTATTCGCTTTGATAACGTTGACGTTATCTTCTCCAAGGATCCACGCGAGGCCCTCAAGCTGCTGGATCAAGGCATGACCCGTAACGAGATCCTGAAAAAGACCGGGCAGATCGTGGGGGTCGAAAAGGCCAGCCTGGATGTCGAAAAAGGTGAAATCTGCGTACTGATGGGCCTGTCCGGCTCCGGCAAGTCCAGCCTGCTGCGCTGCATCAACGGCCTCAACACCGTCAGCCGCGGCAAGCTGTTCGTCGAGCACGAAGGCAAGCAGATCGACATCGCTTCCTGCAGCCCCGCCGAACTGAAAATGATGCGCACCAAACGCATTGCGATGGTGTTCCAGAAGTTCGCCCTGATGCCCTGGTTGACTGTCCGCGAGAACATCAGCTTCGGCCTGGAAATGCAGGGTCGTCCCGAGAAAGAACGCCGCAAACTGGTGGACGACAAGCTTGAGCTGGTGGGCCTGACCCAGTGGCGCAACAAGAAACCCAACGAGTTGTCCGGTGGTATGCAACAACGCGTGGGCCTGGCTCGCGCACTGGCGATGGACGCCGACATTTTGCTGATGGATGAACCGTTCTCGGCCCTCGACCCGCTGATCCGCCAGGGCCTGCAAGACGAGCTGCTGGAACTGCAACGCAAGTTGCACAAGACCATCGTCTTCGTGAGCCACGACCTTGATGAAGCGCTGAAACTCGGCAGCCGTATCGCGATCATGAAAGACGGCCGGATCATCCAGTACAGCAAACCGGAAGAAATCGTCCTCAACCCTGCGGACGACTACGTGCGGACCTTCGTAGCCCACACCAACCCGTTGAACGTGCTGTGCGGCCGCAGCCTGATGCGCACCCTGGACAACTGCAAACGCATCAACGGTTCGGTGTGTCTGGATCCAGGCGGCGATTCGTGGCTGGACCTGGCCGAAGGCAACACCATCAAGGGCGCTCGCCAGAACGGGTCGGCGCTGGACTTGCAGAACTGGGTACCGGGTCAGGCCGTTGAAGGCCTGGGTCGTCGACCAACCCTGGTGGACTCGAACATCGGCATGCGCGATGCGCTGCAGATTCGTTATCAGACCGGCAACAAACTGGTGCTGCACGATAACAACCATGTGGTGGGGATTCTGGGCGACAGCGAGCTGTATCACGCACTGCTCGGCAAGAACCTGGGGTAA
- a CDS encoding BCCT family transporter: MFYTSTALILLLTAILIIAPQEAGRMLGTAQAWLSRSFGWYYMVVIAAYLIFVVGLAFSSYGKLKLGSKDDTPDFSYGAWAGMLFSSGIGISLLYFGASEPLDHYFNPPEGVAGSNLAARQAVQLTFLHWGLHGWAIYALVGLAVAYFAYRHNQPLALRSALYPLVGERWVKGAAGHAVDGFGMFVTLLGLVTNLGIGSLQVSSGLENLFGMEHSNTNLLIVIIVMSTVATIAAVSGVENGIRRLSNLNIVLFSGLLIFVLLFGPTLHLLNGFVQNVGDYLNGVVLKTFDLYVYEGDSEKSDRWLGLWTLFYWAWWISWAPFVGMFIARISRGRSVRELVAGVLLIPLGFTLAWLSIFGNSALDLVMNHGAVELGKTALEQPSMAIYQLLEHYPASKVVIGVSIFVGFVLFLTPADSGAVMMANLSCKGGNVDEDAPHWLRIFWSAVITLVTIGLLFAGNFEAMQTMVVLAGLPFSVVLVFFMFGLHKAMRQDVQIEQEQAELAARGRRGFSERLTQLDLQPSQSVVQRFMDKQVSPALEDATAQMRAQGLQVQTLLGKSKRCMGVRVEMEEGNPFVYEVSLDGYLATPTESAQADEARQRFYRAEVYLHNGSQDYDLMGFTQDQITRDVLDQFESHRQLLGRVYS; the protein is encoded by the coding sequence GTGTTCTACACCTCTACCGCGTTGATTCTGTTGTTGACCGCCATTCTGATCATCGCCCCGCAAGAGGCCGGCAGAATGCTGGGTACGGCGCAAGCCTGGTTGTCCCGCAGCTTCGGCTGGTACTACATGGTGGTGATCGCCGCCTACCTGATTTTTGTCGTCGGCCTGGCGTTTTCGTCCTACGGCAAACTGAAACTGGGCAGCAAGGACGACACCCCGGACTTCAGCTACGGTGCCTGGGCGGGGATGCTGTTTTCCTCGGGTATCGGCATCTCGCTGCTGTACTTCGGCGCGTCCGAGCCGTTGGACCATTACTTCAACCCGCCGGAAGGCGTGGCCGGCAGCAACCTTGCGGCACGTCAGGCGGTTCAGCTGACGTTCCTGCACTGGGGCCTGCATGGCTGGGCGATCTACGCGCTGGTGGGGTTGGCCGTGGCGTACTTTGCCTACCGGCATAACCAGCCGCTGGCGTTGCGATCGGCGTTGTATCCGCTGGTGGGCGAGCGTTGGGTCAAGGGCGCGGCCGGGCATGCGGTGGACGGCTTCGGCATGTTCGTCACCCTGCTGGGGCTGGTGACCAACCTGGGGATTGGTTCGCTGCAAGTGTCGTCGGGGCTGGAAAACCTGTTCGGCATGGAACACAGCAACACCAACCTGCTGATCGTGATCATCGTGATGAGCACCGTGGCGACCATCGCTGCGGTGTCGGGCGTGGAAAACGGCATCCGCCGTCTGTCCAACCTGAACATCGTGCTGTTCAGCGGCCTGCTGATTTTCGTCCTGTTGTTCGGCCCGACCCTGCACCTGCTCAACGGCTTCGTACAGAACGTCGGTGACTACCTGAACGGCGTGGTGCTGAAGACTTTCGATCTGTATGTCTACGAAGGCGACAGTGAGAAGTCCGACCGCTGGCTCGGCCTGTGGACCCTGTTCTACTGGGCCTGGTGGATTTCCTGGGCGCCATTCGTGGGCATGTTCATCGCGCGTATTTCCCGTGGTCGCAGCGTGCGCGAACTGGTGGCCGGCGTGCTGCTGATTCCGCTGGGCTTCACCCTGGCGTGGTTGTCGATCTTCGGTAACTCGGCTTTGGACCTGGTGATGAACCATGGGGCGGTGGAGCTCGGGAAGACGGCGCTGGAACAGCCGTCCATGGCGATCTACCAGTTGCTTGAGCATTACCCGGCGTCGAAGGTTGTGATCGGCGTGTCGATCTTTGTCGGTTTCGTGCTGTTCCTGACCCCGGCGGACTCCGGCGCGGTGATGATGGCCAACCTTTCGTGCAAGGGCGGTAACGTCGACGAAGACGCGCCGCACTGGCTGCGGATCTTCTGGTCGGCGGTGATCACCCTGGTGACCATCGGCCTGCTGTTCGCCGGCAACTTCGAAGCCATGCAAACCATGGTGGTGCTGGCCGGTCTGCCGTTCTCGGTGGTGCTGGTGTTCTTCATGTTCGGCTTGCACAAGGCCATGCGCCAGGACGTGCAGATCGAACAGGAGCAAGCGGAACTGGCGGCACGCGGTCGCCGTGGTTTCAGCGAGCGTTTGACCCAGTTGGACCTGCAGCCGAGCCAATCGGTGGTGCAGCGCTTCATGGACAAGCAAGTGAGCCCGGCGCTGGAAGATGCGACGGCGCAGATGCGTGCTCAAGGCCTGCAAGTGCAGACACTGCTGGGCAAGTCCAAGCGTTGCATGGGCGTACGGGTGGAGATGGAAGAGGGCAACCCTTTCGTCTACGAAGTGAGCCTTGACGGCTACCTGGCCACACCGACCGAGTCGGCGCAGGCCGATGAAGCGCGCCAGCGTTTCTATCGCGCCGAGGTGTACCTGCACAACGGCAGCCAGGACTACGACTTGATGGGTTTCACCCAGGATCAGATCACCCGTGACGTGCTCGATCAGTTTGAAAGCCATCGGCAGCTCCTTGGCCGGGTTTATAGCTGA
- the betI gene encoding transcriptional regulator BetI: MPKVGMQPIRRQQLIEATLLAVDQVGMGDASIALIARLAGVSNGIISHYFQDKNGLIAATMGYLMTVLSENVTLRRQALTDDSPRAHLQVIIEGNFDASQVNGPAMKTWLAFWATSMHQPSLHRLQRINDHRLYSNLCCQFRRVLPLNDARSAARGLAALIDGLWLRGALSGDAFDTGQAQQIAYEYMDTQLAKRVS; encoded by the coding sequence ATGCCCAAGGTCGGTATGCAACCCATCCGTCGCCAGCAATTGATCGAAGCCACTTTGCTGGCCGTCGATCAGGTCGGAATGGGGGACGCCAGCATTGCGCTGATCGCCCGTTTGGCCGGTGTCTCGAATGGCATCATCAGTCACTACTTTCAGGACAAGAACGGTCTGATTGCCGCCACCATGGGGTACCTGATGACCGTCCTGAGCGAGAACGTCACCCTGCGCCGACAGGCGCTGACAGATGACAGCCCGCGGGCGCATCTGCAGGTGATCATCGAAGGCAACTTCGACGCCAGCCAGGTCAATGGCCCGGCAATGAAAACCTGGCTGGCCTTCTGGGCCACCAGCATGCACCAGCCGTCTTTGCACAGGTTGCAGCGGATCAACGATCACCGTCTGTATTCCAACCTGTGCTGCCAGTTCCGCCGCGTGCTGCCGCTCAATGATGCGCGCAGTGCCGCCCGAGGCCTGGCAGCGTTGATCGACGGCTTGTGGTTGCGCGGCGCGCTGTCGGGAGATGCTTTCGACACCGGGCAGGCGCAACAGATTGCTTACGAATACATGGATACCCAACTGGCCAAGCGGGTGAGTTAG
- the betB gene encoding betaine-aldehyde dehydrogenase, with product MARFELQKLYIDGAYSDASSDATFEAINPANGEVLAKVQRATKEDVERAVVSAEKGQKIWAAMTAMERSRILRRAVEILRERNDELAALETLDTGKAYSETRYVDIVTGADVLEYYAGLVPAIEGEQIPLRTTSFVYTRREPLGVVAGIGAWNYPIQIALWKSAPALAAGNAMIFKPSEVTSLTTLKLAEIYTEAGVPNGVFNVLTGSGREVGTWLTEHPRIEKVSFTGGTDTGKKVMASASSSSLKDVTMELGGKSPLIICDDADLDRAADTAMMANFYSSGQVCTNGTRVFVPAHLKAAFEAKIAERVARIRIGNPQDENTNFGPLVSFAHMESVLGYIAKGKEEGARLLCGGERLTDGEYAKGAFVAPTVFTDCTDDMTIVREEIFGPVMAILSYETEEEVIRRANDTDFGLAAGIVTKDLNRAHRVIHQLEAGICWINAWGESDAKMPVGGYKQSGVGRENGISSLNNFTRIKSVQVELGDYVSVF from the coding sequence ATGGCCCGTTTCGAACTGCAAAAACTCTACATCGATGGCGCGTACAGCGACGCCAGCAGCGACGCCACTTTCGAAGCCATCAACCCGGCTAACGGTGAAGTCCTCGCAAAAGTGCAACGTGCGACCAAAGAAGACGTCGAACGCGCCGTCGTCAGCGCCGAAAAGGGCCAGAAGATCTGGGCCGCCATGACCGCCATGGAGCGTTCGCGCATCCTGCGTCGTGCCGTGGAAATCCTGCGCGAGCGCAACGACGAACTGGCCGCCCTGGAAACCCTGGACACCGGCAAGGCCTACTCCGAAACCCGCTACGTCGACATCGTCACCGGCGCCGACGTGCTGGAGTACTACGCAGGCCTGGTACCGGCCATCGAAGGCGAGCAGATTCCGCTGCGCACCACTTCGTTCGTCTACACCCGTCGCGAGCCACTGGGCGTCGTGGCCGGTATCGGCGCATGGAACTACCCGATCCAGATCGCCCTGTGGAAATCCGCACCCGCCCTGGCGGCCGGTAACGCGATGATCTTCAAGCCAAGCGAAGTCACCTCGCTGACCACCCTGAAACTGGCCGAGATCTACACCGAAGCCGGCGTGCCAAACGGCGTGTTCAACGTCCTGACCGGCAGCGGCCGTGAAGTCGGCACCTGGCTGACCGAACACCCGCGCATCGAGAAAGTCTCGTTCACCGGCGGCACCGACACCGGCAAGAAAGTCATGGCCAGCGCTTCGAGCTCTTCGCTCAAGGACGTGACCATGGAACTGGGCGGCAAGTCGCCGCTGATCATCTGCGACGACGCCGACCTCGATCGCGCTGCCGACACCGCGATGATGGCCAACTTCTACAGCTCCGGTCAGGTCTGCACCAACGGCACTCGTGTGTTCGTACCGGCTCACCTGAAAGCCGCTTTCGAAGCCAAGATCGCTGAGCGCGTTGCACGCATCCGCATCGGCAACCCGCAAGACGAAAACACCAACTTCGGTCCGCTGGTCAGCTTTGCGCACATGGAAAGCGTGCTGGGCTACATCGCCAAGGGCAAGGAAGAAGGTGCCCGCCTGCTGTGCGGCGGTGAGCGTCTGACTGACGGCGAGTACGCCAAAGGTGCGTTCGTGGCGCCGACCGTGTTCACCGATTGCACCGACGACATGACCATCGTGCGTGAAGAAATCTTTGGCCCGGTCATGGCGATCCTGTCCTACGAAACCGAGGAAGAGGTGATCCGCCGCGCCAACGACACCGACTTCGGCCTGGCCGCCGGTATCGTCACCAAGGACCTGAACCGCGCCCACCGCGTGATTCATCAGCTGGAAGCCGGTATCTGCTGGATCAACGCCTGGGGCGAGTCCGACGCGAAGATGCCGGTTGGCGGCTACAAGCAGTCGGGTGTCGGCCGTGAGAACGGCATCAGCTCGCTGAACAACTTCACCCGCATCAAATCGGTACAGGTCGAGCTGGGCGATTACGTCTCGGTGTTCTGA
- the betA gene encoding choline dehydrogenase, whose translation MSQEFDYIIIGAGSAGNTLATRLTEDAGVTVLLLEAGGPDYRFDFRTQMPAALAFPLQGRRYNWAYETDAEPHMDGRRMECGRGKGLGGSSLINGMCYIRGNAMDYDGWAKLPGLEDWSYLDCLPYFRKAETRDIGPNDYHGGDGPVSVTTPKAGNNPLFHAMVEAGVQAGYPRTEDLNGYQQEGFGPMDRTVTPKGRRASTARGYLDVAKKRSTLTIVTHALTDKILFEGKRAVGVRYLVGAAEERVEVKARKEVLLCSGAIASPQILQRSGVGPAELLNKLDIPVVHDLPGVGENLQDHLELYLQYACTQPVSLYPSLLWYNQPAIGAEWLFNGTGIGASNQFEAGGFIRTRPEFEWPNIQYHFLPVAINYNGSNGVKEHGFQAHMGSMRSPSRGRIQAKSKDPRQHPSILFNYMATEQDWQEFRDGIRLTREIMQQPALDAFRGREISPGIDVQSDEQLDKFIREHAETAFHPSCSCKMGTDDMAVVDGEGRVHGMQGLRVVDASIMPIITTGNLNAPTIMMAEKIADKIRGRKPLPRSTATYYVAGEAPVKGKPVRELSQIA comes from the coding sequence ATGTCCCAAGAATTCGACTACATCATCATCGGTGCCGGCTCGGCCGGTAACACCCTGGCGACCCGTCTGACCGAAGACGCCGGCGTCACCGTCCTGCTGCTCGAAGCGGGCGGCCCGGACTACCGTTTCGACTTCCGCACGCAGATGCCGGCCGCCCTGGCGTTCCCGCTGCAAGGCCGTCGCTACAACTGGGCCTACGAAACAGATGCAGAGCCGCACATGGACGGCCGTCGCATGGAGTGCGGTCGCGGCAAGGGCCTGGGCGGTTCCTCGCTGATCAACGGCATGTGCTACATCCGCGGCAACGCCATGGACTACGACGGCTGGGCGAAACTGCCAGGCCTGGAAGACTGGTCGTACCTCGACTGCCTGCCGTATTTCCGTAAAGCGGAAACCCGCGACATCGGCCCGAACGACTACCACGGTGGCGACGGCCCGGTCAGCGTGACCACGCCGAAAGCCGGCAACAACCCGCTGTTCCACGCCATGGTTGAAGCCGGCGTGCAGGCCGGTTACCCGCGCACCGAAGACTTGAACGGCTACCAGCAGGAAGGCTTCGGCCCAATGGACCGCACCGTGACACCGAAAGGTCGTCGTGCCTCCACCGCCCGTGGTTACCTGGACGTGGCCAAGAAGCGTTCGACCCTGACGATCGTCACCCACGCCCTGACCGACAAGATCCTGTTCGAAGGCAAGCGCGCGGTCGGCGTGCGTTACCTGGTCGGCGCCGCTGAAGAGCGCGTTGAGGTCAAGGCGCGCAAGGAAGTGCTGCTGTGCTCCGGCGCCATCGCTTCGCCGCAGATCCTGCAACGTTCCGGCGTCGGCCCGGCCGAGCTGCTGAACAAGCTCGACATTCCGGTGGTCCACGACCTGCCGGGCGTCGGTGAAAACCTGCAGGATCACCTTGAGCTGTACCTGCAATACGCTTGCACCCAACCGGTCTCGCTGTACCCGTCGCTACTCTGGTACAACCAGCCGGCAATCGGTGCCGAGTGGCTGTTCAACGGCACCGGCATCGGCGCCAGCAACCAGTTCGAAGCCGGCGGTTTCATCCGCACCCGTCCGGAATTCGAATGGCCGAACATCCAGTACCACTTCCTGCCGGTAGCGATTAACTACAACGGCAGCAACGGTGTGAAAGAGCACGGTTTCCAGGCGCACATGGGTTCCATGCGTTCGCCGAGCCGCGGGCGCATCCAGGCCAAGTCCAAAGACCCGCGCCAGCACCCGAGCATCCTGTTCAACTACATGGCCACCGAGCAGGACTGGCAGGAATTCCGCGACGGCATCCGCCTGACCCGTGAAATCATGCAGCAACCTGCACTGGACGCCTTCCGTGGCCGCGAGATCAGCCCGGGCATCGACGTGCAGAGCGACGAGCAACTGGACAAGTTCATCCGCGAACACGCCGAAACCGCGTTTCACCCGTCCTGCTCGTGCAAGATGGGCACCGACGACATGGCCGTGGTCGATGGCGAAGGTCGCGTGCATGGCATGCAAGGCCTGCGTGTGGTCGATGCGTCGATCATGCCGATCATCACCACCGGCAACCTCAATGCACCGACGATCATGATGGCCGAGAAAATCGCCGACAAGATCCGTGGCCGCAAGCCATTGCCGCGTAGCACTGCCACTTACTATGTGGCGGGTGAAGCGCCGGTGAAGGGCAAGCCTGTGCGGGAATTGAGCCAGATCGCTTAA
- a CDS encoding TldD/PmbA family protein → MFDFYPQLKQRFAALRTGAEFFSLRYVRESGQYLSVRKNVAEPPSLSRDEGAMLTVRVNGVEAYAATNDLSQQGLQAALERAEIQARRLKPHALLDLREQAVSSDRADYFSPNLDQAFPSLSDCYQLLGVESAAVPKDDRLVNWQVSLGITHVEQIYLNSAGAELRQAQRFVYPGLDVTAYDGNDSQTRSLGRENFGQQGAADVISRCGLIGAGAQVADQALQLLLAPNTPQGQRDLLLMPDQMMLQIHESIGHPLELDRILGDERNYAGTSFVKAEDFGHLQYGSGLLNVTFDPDIPEELASYGHDDDGTPASKQFLIREGLLLRPLGGALSQFRAGMDGVANSRACGWNRPPIDRMANLNIEPGDQSIEQLIGGIEHGVLMSTNRSWSIDDARNKFQFGCEWGQLIENGELKGVVKNPNYRGISAQFWKSLSAVGDAGTLKVLGTPNCGKGEPNQVIRVGHASPACVFSNVDVFGGDA, encoded by the coding sequence ATGTTCGATTTTTACCCCCAGCTCAAGCAGCGCTTCGCTGCCTTGCGCACGGGTGCCGAATTCTTTTCCCTGCGTTATGTGCGCGAGTCCGGGCAATATCTGTCGGTGCGCAAGAACGTCGCCGAACCGCCGAGCCTGAGCCGTGACGAAGGGGCGATGCTGACCGTGCGGGTCAATGGCGTCGAGGCCTATGCGGCCACCAACGACCTGTCGCAACAGGGCCTGCAGGCCGCCCTCGAGCGCGCCGAAATCCAGGCCCGTCGACTCAAGCCCCACGCCTTGCTGGACCTGCGCGAGCAGGCTGTTTCCAGCGACCGCGCCGATTACTTTTCACCCAACCTCGACCAAGCCTTCCCGTCCCTGAGCGACTGCTACCAGTTACTCGGCGTCGAATCCGCCGCCGTGCCCAAGGACGACCGCCTGGTGAACTGGCAGGTCAGCCTCGGTATCACCCACGTCGAGCAGATCTACCTCAACAGCGCCGGTGCCGAACTCCGCCAGGCCCAACGTTTTGTGTACCCCGGCCTGGATGTCACGGCCTACGACGGCAACGACAGCCAGACCCGCAGCCTGGGTCGCGAGAACTTCGGCCAGCAAGGCGCGGCGGACGTCATCAGTCGCTGCGGCCTGATCGGTGCCGGTGCCCAGGTGGCCGATCAGGCCCTGCAATTGCTCCTGGCGCCAAACACCCCGCAAGGCCAGCGCGACCTGCTGCTGATGCCCGACCAGATGATGCTGCAAATCCACGAGTCCATCGGCCATCCGCTGGAGCTGGACCGCATCCTCGGCGACGAGCGCAACTACGCCGGCACCAGTTTCGTCAAAGCCGAAGATTTCGGCCACCTGCAATACGGTTCCGGCCTGCTCAACGTAACCTTCGACCCGGACATCCCCGAGGAGCTCGCCAGCTACGGCCATGACGACGACGGCACGCCCGCCAGCAAGCAGTTCCTGATCCGTGAAGGCCTGCTGCTGCGCCCGCTGGGCGGTGCGTTGTCGCAATTCCGTGCCGGTATGGACGGCGTCGCCAACAGCCGCGCCTGCGGCTGGAACCGCCCGCCGATCGACCGCATGGCCAACCTCAACATCGAGCCGGGCGATCAGTCCATCGAGCAGTTGATCGGCGGTATCGAACACGGCGTGCTGATGTCAACCAACCGTTCATGGTCGATCGACGATGCGCGCAACAAATTCCAGTTCGGCTGCGAATGGGGCCAACTGATCGAAAACGGCGAACTCAAGGGTGTGGTGAAGAATCCCAATTACAGGGGCATCTCCGCGCAGTTCTGGAAAAGCCTCAGCGCCGTCGGCGATGCCGGTACCCTCAAGGTCCTCGGTACACCGAACTGCGGCAAGGGCGAACCGAACCAGGTGATCCGCGTCGGCCACGCGTCACCGGCCTGTGTGTTCAGCAACGTTGATGTATTCGGAGGAGACGCCTGA